One Virgibacillus proomii DNA window includes the following coding sequences:
- a CDS encoding ABC transporter permease, producing MFNLYKIEMKKIFKSKGFVYGFLCILLVVLILGILMKSFLPDNPGENWESQLKIEQKEEGNNPQDETQGIYFSDQVKHKDVYLEKGINPYEWNSWRFSNSLSQNGMDILISIVVIIIASSLITSEYHQNTMKNLVATPNRRRDIIISKFLGALTVVFILSVFYYIITIIVGSLFFGVGSPNYQLITQNSEGYFDTISVLSSSMLILLLRMIVVIFVAVFTFTISLIAKNQALAVGLGTLFLFAGSMIGGLKILNDLAWYKLTPFPHMNLVNYVNAEVGQSIEGLALPYSLLIISVYFIFFLSVTIIKFNKEDIL from the coding sequence ATGTTTAATCTTTATAAGATAGAAATGAAAAAGATATTTAAATCAAAGGGTTTTGTTTATGGATTTCTTTGTATATTATTAGTAGTTCTGATCCTAGGTATACTTATGAAATCATTTCTCCCAGATAATCCAGGTGAAAATTGGGAGTCCCAATTAAAAATTGAGCAAAAAGAGGAAGGTAATAATCCACAAGATGAAACACAAGGAATCTATTTCTCTGATCAAGTTAAACATAAGGATGTTTATTTGGAAAAGGGCATTAATCCTTATGAATGGAATAGTTGGAGATTCTCAAATAGCTTATCCCAGAATGGAATGGATATTCTTATATCGATAGTTGTAATTATTATAGCTAGCTCGTTAATTACCTCTGAATATCATCAAAATACAATGAAGAATCTGGTTGCTACTCCTAATAGAAGAAGAGATATTATTATATCGAAGTTTTTAGGTGCTCTTACAGTAGTTTTTATTTTATCAGTTTTTTATTATATTATAACTATAATTGTCGGAAGCTTGTTTTTTGGAGTTGGGAGTCCAAACTATCAATTAATAACACAAAATAGTGAAGGTTACTTTGATACAATTAGCGTATTGTCTTCAAGTATGTTAATTCTGTTATTAAGAATGATTGTTGTAATATTCGTTGCAGTATTTACTTTTACTATTTCATTAATTGCAAAAAATCAGGCTCTTGCAGTAGGTTTAGGAACTTTATTCCTTTTTGCTGGGAGTATGATTGGTGGATTGAAAATTTTGAATGATCTTGCATGGTATAAATTAACCCCGTTTCCACATATGAACTTAGTGAATTATGTGAATGCAGAAGTTGGACAATCAATAGAGGGGTTAGCTTTACCATATTCATTACTAATAATATCTGTGTATTTTATATTCTTTTTATCAGTAACCATAATTAAATTTAATAAAGAAGATATTTTATGA